GCTGTCGAACGACGGGACTTCCAGCGGCGCGCGCGAGCAGACGCCGAACAGGGTCCGGCCGTCGTCCATGGCGATCAGGACGCGGTCCCCCAGTTCGAGATCGGCCCGCTCGGTCTGGCAGGTCAGCGGCCGCGCGCGGCCCGGAAGTTCCACCTCGACAGTGAACACGTTAGACTGGCCTTTCAGTTCCATTGTAGTTTCGCACGGCCGGGGGCGCCCTGTCCCGGCATGGAGACCAAGGGATGGACCGACCGCTGGGGCGGGACGAAACGAAGGACATCGCCGTCAACCGGCAGGTGCGGCGCGACTATATCGTCGAGGAAACGTTCGAGGGGGGGCTGGTCCTGCTCGGGACCGAGGTCAAGTCGTGCCGCGAGGGGCGCGTCCAGCTCAAGGACTCCTACGCCAGGGTCAAGGACGAGGAGCTCTGGCTGATCGGGGTCCACATCGCCCCCTACTCCCACGCCTACCACGACAACCACCCGCCCGAGCGGCGGCGCAAGGTCTTGATCCACAAGCACGAGATCCGGCGGCTGCTCGGCAAGACGGAGCGCTCCGGCTACACGCTCGTCCCGCTGCGCATTTACCTGAAAGGGACGCGGGTCAAGGTGGAGCTGGGGCTCTGCAAGGGCCGCCCCAAGGGGGAGAAGAAGGACGAGCTGAA
The bacterium genome window above contains:
- the smpB gene encoding SsrA-binding protein SmpB, yielding MDRPLGRDETKDIAVNRQVRRDYIVEETFEGGLVLLGTEVKSCREGRVQLKDSYARVKDEELWLIGVHIAPYSHAYHDNHPPERRRKVLIHKHEIRRLLGKTERSGYTLVPLRIYLKGTRVKVELGLCKGRPKGEKKDELKKRIQEREMRQEAARRR